A genomic segment from Sorangium aterium encodes:
- a CDS encoding DNRLRE domain-containing protein: MVAPAVRLLAALAPVALLVAAPPLLGCGGGPAKDAGVCAGAGVCGAGYCVAGRCRPASALPAPLDARRVLLPPADLAVLVEDDAAATPGVPDAVALGRAGAGDVVLLLRFSPTFGVGADIASAFVVLEPAPMAPPAERALTLEVARILEPWRSETATWGRQPRLSIPEAAAIARPRPATPLRIDVTSLVRDWARRRKDDHGIAILAPGSDAVGAAYSMGISQGVGPRLEVYVR, encoded by the coding sequence ATGGTCGCCCCCGCTGTGCGTCTGCTCGCCGCCCTCGCGCCCGTGGCCCTGCTCGTCGCGGCGCCGCCGCTCCTGGGCTGCGGCGGCGGCCCCGCGAAGGACGCGGGCGTGTGCGCAGGCGCGGGCGTCTGCGGCGCCGGCTACTGCGTCGCCGGGCGCTGCCGGCCGGCGAGCGCCCTCCCAGCGCCCCTCGACGCGCGCCGCGTGCTGCTCCCGCCCGCGGACCTCGCCGTCCTCGTCGAGGACGACGCCGCGGCCACGCCGGGCGTCCCCGACGCCGTCGCGCTCGGGCGCGCCGGGGCCGGCGATGTCGTCCTGCTGCTCCGGTTCTCGCCGACCTTCGGCGTCGGCGCCGACATCGCGAGCGCCTTCGTCGTGCTGGAGCCGGCCCCGATGGCGCCCCCCGCCGAGCGCGCGCTCACCCTGGAGGTCGCGCGCATCCTCGAGCCGTGGCGCTCCGAGACGGCGACGTGGGGCCGGCAGCCGCGCCTGTCGATCCCGGAAGCCGCCGCCATCGCGCGGCCCCGACCGGCGACGCCGCTGCGGATCGACGTCACCTCGCTCGTGCGCGACTGGGCCAGGCGGCGCAAGGACGACCACGGCATCGCCATCCTCGCGCCGGGGAGCGACGCCGTCGGGGCCGCCTACTCGATGGGCATCTCCCAGGGCGTCGGCCCCCGCCTCGAGGTGTACGTACGGTGA
- the pfkB gene encoding 1-phosphofructokinase, which translates to MILTLTPNPAVDQTDWLDRVELGAVNRTRETHFDPAGKGINASRMAHRLGWPTIAFGFLAGETGAIIERALRAEGVQYHFVQVPGLTRVNMTIIDDAGVVTSFHGPGARVSAADVATLDSMVRFWLRGVRVLVLAGSLPPGMSPDTYAGFIARSHEQGVKVILDADGEPLRLGVAAHPDVIKPNVQEAEQLLGRRLPDLATVIGAARELSLRGIAAVVISMGAEGAVCASGERAWRVRSPRVQARSTVGSGDSMVAGIAVALARGEDLVDGLRRGAAAGAATAATAGTALGAAEDVEALLPQVSVEAIG; encoded by the coding sequence ATGATCCTCACGCTGACGCCGAATCCAGCCGTCGATCAAACGGACTGGCTCGATCGCGTAGAGCTCGGCGCCGTCAACCGAACACGCGAGACGCATTTCGACCCGGCAGGCAAGGGCATCAACGCCTCGCGCATGGCGCACCGGCTCGGGTGGCCCACCATCGCCTTCGGCTTCCTGGCCGGAGAGACCGGCGCCATCATCGAGCGGGCGCTGCGCGCGGAAGGCGTCCAATACCACTTCGTGCAGGTCCCGGGGCTCACACGCGTGAACATGACCATCATCGACGATGCCGGTGTGGTCACCAGCTTCCATGGGCCCGGAGCCCGGGTGAGCGCGGCGGACGTCGCCACGCTCGACAGCATGGTCCGCTTCTGGCTTCGCGGCGTGCGCGTGCTCGTCCTCGCCGGCAGCCTGCCGCCCGGGATGTCACCCGACACCTATGCCGGCTTCATCGCCAGAAGCCATGAGCAGGGTGTCAAGGTGATCCTCGATGCGGACGGCGAGCCCCTGCGTCTCGGCGTGGCCGCGCATCCCGACGTCATCAAGCCGAACGTGCAGGAGGCGGAACAGCTCCTCGGACGCAGGCTCCCCGACTTGGCGACGGTGATCGGAGCCGCGCGCGAGCTGTCGCTCCGGGGTATCGCCGCCGTGGTGATCTCGATGGGCGCGGAGGGGGCTGTCTGTGCGTCCGGTGAGCGGGCGTGGCGCGTGCGCTCGCCGCGGGTCCAGGCGCGCAGCACGGTGGGCTCGGGCGACTCCATGGTCGCGGGGATCGCCGTTGCGCTCGCACGGGGCGAGGACCTCGTCGATGGGCTGCGCCGCGGTGCTGCAGCGGGAGCTGCAACGGCCGCGACCGCGGGGACCGCGCTCGGGGCGGCCGAGGACGTCGAGGCGCTGCTCCCCCAGGTTTCCGTCGAGGCGATAGGATGA
- the mgtA gene encoding magnesium-translocating P-type ATPase — MIADAPSCANAATGLSEAEASERLALHGPNVLEARQRRALVLQLLARFKNPLVILLLAASTMEAATGDFVSASIIMVMVALSVTMDFVQEHRAGRAADKLRKAASVRASVVRDGKIREVPAEEVVSGDVVLLSAGDLVPADGTLLEARDLFLNQALLTGEPYPVEKRPGPSGDPGEVAAATGTVFMGTSVVSGSGRAVVTQTGSRTSIGQIGLALTRRTLPTAFESGTKNFGLLILRLAMLMVLFVIFVNLIRDRPWLETFLFAIALAVGLTPELLPMVVSVTLARGAMRMSSRKVLVKRLAAIHDLGSMDVLCTDKTGTLTEARIKLDQHLDAQGRESARVLELAYLNSQFETGLRSPMDEAILRHEEVDVRAWEKIDEVPFDFERRRVSVLVGRSHTRLLVIKGAFEDILELSTQYEANGPTELRPIDDATRRALVERFEALGREGYRVLGIAWKAEAPECQHIVIRDEMNLVFAGFAVFEDPPKESAGATMRGLAEVGVSVVIVTGDNELVAQHVCRHVGVPIRGVLTGIELQSLDEQALEARVETTNLFCRLNPAQKDRVILAFKKRGHVVGYLGDGINDAPSLHSADVGISVDGAVDVAKDAADLILLDRDLAVVKEGVLEGRRTLGNIIKYILMGTSSNFGNMFSMAGASVFLPFLPMLPMQILVNNFLYDVSEVPIPTDKVDDAFVARPHRWGMAFIRKFMMVIGPVSSVFDFATFFLLLRLFPRNERLFHTGWFVESLATQVLVIFIIRTQGNPLRTRPSRPLLLTSLAVVALAVLLPFTTIGAKIGFEPLPMAFFAILVPLVVTYLATVELVKRWFYRHHVLA; from the coding sequence ATGATTGCCGACGCGCCCAGCTGCGCGAACGCGGCCACGGGCTTGTCAGAGGCCGAAGCCTCGGAGCGGCTGGCCCTCCACGGGCCAAACGTCTTGGAGGCACGGCAAAGGCGCGCGCTCGTCCTTCAGCTTCTCGCTCGATTCAAGAACCCGCTGGTCATTCTCTTGCTCGCGGCGAGCACGATGGAGGCAGCGACGGGGGACTTTGTCAGCGCATCGATCATCATGGTCATGGTGGCGCTCAGCGTCACCATGGACTTCGTCCAGGAGCACCGAGCCGGGCGCGCCGCCGACAAGTTGCGCAAGGCAGCCAGCGTCCGCGCGTCGGTCGTCCGCGACGGGAAAATTCGTGAGGTGCCGGCAGAGGAGGTCGTCTCAGGCGACGTGGTGCTCCTTTCCGCCGGCGACCTGGTGCCCGCAGATGGGACTCTTCTCGAAGCCCGGGACCTCTTCCTCAACCAGGCGCTCCTGACCGGCGAGCCCTATCCTGTCGAGAAGCGCCCCGGCCCGAGCGGAGATCCCGGGGAGGTGGCAGCGGCCACCGGAACGGTATTCATGGGCACGTCGGTCGTGAGCGGCAGCGGAAGGGCTGTCGTCACCCAGACCGGCTCACGCACCTCCATCGGCCAGATCGGCCTTGCGCTCACGCGACGGACGCTCCCCACTGCGTTCGAGAGCGGCACGAAGAACTTCGGTCTGCTCATTCTGCGGCTCGCGATGCTGATGGTCCTTTTCGTCATCTTCGTGAACCTCATTCGCGATCGACCCTGGCTGGAGACGTTCCTCTTCGCCATCGCGCTCGCCGTCGGCCTGACCCCCGAGCTCCTCCCCATGGTCGTCTCCGTGACGCTGGCCCGAGGTGCGATGCGCATGTCGAGTAGGAAGGTGTTGGTCAAGCGGCTGGCGGCCATCCACGATCTCGGGAGCATGGACGTCCTTTGCACAGACAAGACGGGCACCCTCACGGAAGCGCGAATCAAGCTCGACCAGCATCTCGACGCGCAGGGCCGAGAGAGCGCGCGCGTGCTCGAGCTCGCATACCTCAACAGCCAGTTCGAGACCGGCCTGCGGAGCCCGATGGATGAGGCGATCCTCCGCCACGAAGAGGTCGACGTCCGGGCATGGGAGAAGATCGACGAGGTGCCATTTGACTTTGAGCGGAGGCGGGTCTCCGTATTGGTCGGAAGGAGCCACACGCGTCTCCTCGTCATCAAGGGGGCATTCGAGGACATTCTCGAGCTGTCGACGCAGTATGAGGCGAACGGCCCCACGGAGCTTCGGCCGATAGATGACGCCACTCGACGCGCGCTGGTCGAGCGGTTCGAGGCGCTCGGCCGCGAAGGGTACCGGGTGCTCGGAATCGCATGGAAGGCCGAGGCCCCCGAGTGCCAGCACATCGTCATCCGCGACGAGATGAATCTGGTGTTCGCCGGGTTCGCGGTGTTCGAGGACCCTCCGAAGGAGAGTGCCGGTGCAACCATGCGCGGGCTCGCCGAGGTGGGAGTGTCCGTGGTCATCGTAACGGGGGACAACGAGCTCGTCGCCCAGCACGTCTGCCGGCACGTCGGCGTTCCCATTCGAGGAGTGCTCACGGGAATCGAGCTTCAGAGTCTCGACGAGCAAGCGCTGGAGGCGCGCGTCGAAACCACCAACCTGTTCTGCCGGCTCAATCCCGCGCAGAAGGACCGGGTCATCCTTGCCTTCAAGAAGCGAGGCCACGTGGTCGGCTATCTCGGGGACGGCATCAACGACGCCCCCTCGCTCCATTCGGCCGATGTCGGGATCTCCGTGGACGGCGCGGTGGACGTAGCGAAGGATGCCGCTGATCTCATCCTGCTCGATCGCGATCTGGCCGTCGTCAAGGAAGGCGTGCTTGAGGGACGCCGGACGCTCGGCAACATCATCAAGTACATCCTGATGGGAACGAGCTCGAACTTCGGAAACATGTTCAGCATGGCCGGCGCGTCCGTCTTTCTGCCTTTCCTACCGATGCTCCCGATGCAGATCCTAGTGAACAACTTCCTGTACGACGTGTCCGAGGTCCCAATCCCCACGGACAAGGTGGATGATGCGTTCGTGGCTCGTCCTCACCGATGGGGCATGGCCTTCATTCGCAAATTCATGATGGTGATCGGGCCCGTCAGCTCGGTGTTCGACTTCGCAACTTTTTTTCTGCTGCTCCGCCTCTTCCCCCGCAACGAGCGGCTCTTTCACACGGGGTGGTTCGTCGAGTCGCTTGCGACCCAGGTGCTCGTCATCTTCATCATTCGCACACAGGGCAATCCGTTGCGAACGCGCCCCAGTCGCCCGCTTCTGCTCACGTCGCTGGCGGTGGTTGCGCTCGCCGTGCTTCTGCCCTTCACGACCATCGGCGCGAAGATTGGCTTCGAGCCACTGCCGATGGCGTTCTTTGCCATCTTGGTCCCGCTCGTGGTGACCTATCTCGCTACGGTCGAGTTGGTAAAACGGTGGTTCTACCGGCACCACGTCCTGGCGTAG
- a CDS encoding lysylphosphatidylglycerol synthase transmembrane domain-containing protein translates to MTAAALVLSGRSSVGPKWLKRLPLLKHALALLGQADPKLARSVPLIVKSGLFQLAIVLLDTATVWVLIRALGETASPTGVFVSFMVSTLLRTISIVPGGLGAFEAASVLTLKVAGVPLAVALAATLLFRGLSFWLPMVPGLVFSRGASRAGARTAT, encoded by the coding sequence ATGACGGCGGCCGCCCTCGTGCTGTCGGGTCGGAGCAGCGTCGGTCCCAAATGGCTCAAGCGCCTTCCCCTCCTCAAACACGCGTTGGCGCTCCTTGGCCAAGCGGACCCGAAGCTCGCGCGCAGCGTGCCTCTGATCGTCAAGAGCGGATTGTTCCAGCTCGCGATCGTCTTGCTCGACACCGCCACGGTCTGGGTGCTCATCCGCGCGCTCGGCGAGACGGCGTCTCCCACCGGGGTGTTCGTCAGCTTCATGGTCTCCACGCTCCTTCGGACGATCAGCATCGTCCCCGGAGGTCTGGGCGCCTTCGAAGCGGCGTCGGTCTTGACGTTAAAGGTCGCGGGGGTGCCGCTCGCCGTGGCGCTGGCGGCGACGCTGCTGTTCCGAGGGCTCAGCTTCTGGCTTCCGATGGTACCCGGCCTCGTCTTCTCGCGCGGGGCTTCTCGCGCGGGGGCACGAACGGCAACATGA
- a CDS encoding metal-sensing transcriptional repressor, with the protein MMNPGTKQSTRARLRRIAGHLEGIERMVEADRHAVDPLHQLPAVQAAQGKVSFALERRKVPRRRDAVAPERSGQRHGTREAIMTSRVDGDGHDEALGGADPFPETEEHRTAHRALRWFSWIFGLAMLAAVIIVALHFPEERELARITERAQPWWLAIAIVLQSGTYLAQGETWRVVTRAAKVSVPLSAAFKLSLAKLFIDQALPSAGISGTVVVAKLLEQRGVSRAVVMAAVVVDTVSYYAAYVPALAIAVLITIVGGHASPLIIAAALFFVCSAR; encoded by the coding sequence ATGATGAACCCGGGGACCAAGCAGAGCACTCGCGCACGGCTCAGGCGGATCGCCGGTCACCTCGAAGGGATCGAGCGCATGGTTGAGGCAGATCGCCACGCTGTGGACCCGTTGCACCAGCTTCCTGCCGTGCAGGCGGCGCAGGGGAAGGTAAGTTTCGCGCTGGAAAGGCGAAAGGTTCCCCGAAGACGTGACGCGGTTGCCCCAGAACGAAGCGGCCAGCGCCACGGCACACGAGAGGCCATCATGACCTCGCGCGTGGATGGTGACGGGCACGACGAGGCGTTGGGTGGTGCCGATCCCTTTCCGGAGACGGAAGAGCACCGCACCGCACATCGTGCGCTCCGATGGTTCTCCTGGATCTTCGGCCTCGCCATGCTCGCTGCGGTCATCATCGTCGCGCTCCACTTCCCGGAGGAGCGAGAGCTCGCGCGCATCACTGAAAGGGCACAGCCGTGGTGGCTCGCGATCGCCATCGTCCTTCAAAGCGGCACCTATCTCGCGCAGGGCGAGACCTGGCGGGTCGTCACGCGTGCTGCGAAGGTCTCGGTGCCTCTCTCCGCGGCCTTCAAGCTCAGCCTCGCCAAGCTCTTCATCGACCAGGCTCTCCCCTCGGCCGGAATCAGCGGAACGGTGGTTGTTGCCAAGCTGCTCGAGCAGCGCGGGGTTTCGCGCGCCGTGGTCATGGCGGCGGTCGTCGTCGACACCGTCTCGTACTACGCCGCCTATGTTCCGGCCCTCGCAATCGCGGTGCTCATCACAATCGTGGGAGGTCACGCGAGCCCGCTCATCATTGCGGCCGCCCTCTTCTTCGTGTGTTCAGCGCGGTGA
- a CDS encoding LysR family transcriptional regulator — protein MAVDLDDVRVFAAVARAGGFREASRTSGTSASSASEAVRRLEGELGVRLLHRTTRSVAPTEAGARLLERLGPALAEIAAALDVVKSTSEKAAGTLRLNVPVVAARLVLPRILPPFLAAYPDIRVEVTADDTLVDILAAGCDAGIRYEETLEKDMIAVPIGQREQRLALAASGAYLERRGRPTHPRKLLDHACLRGRFPNGALCPWEFERDGEVVKVDPTGPLVGSLGSATDLLVDAAIAGTGLVYWFEDWLHPHLESGALKPVLERWWSRFPGPFLYYPSRRHMPAALRAFVDFIRADSK, from the coding sequence ATGGCAGTGGATCTCGACGATGTCCGGGTCTTCGCCGCGGTGGCGCGCGCCGGCGGCTTCCGCGAGGCGAGCCGCACGAGCGGCACGAGCGCGTCGAGCGCGAGCGAGGCGGTGCGCCGGCTGGAGGGCGAGCTCGGCGTCCGGCTTCTTCATCGGACGACCCGCAGCGTCGCGCCGACCGAGGCAGGCGCGCGTCTCCTCGAGCGGCTCGGTCCTGCGCTCGCCGAGATCGCAGCGGCGCTCGACGTCGTGAAGAGCACGAGCGAAAAGGCAGCCGGCACGCTCCGGTTGAACGTCCCCGTCGTCGCCGCGCGGCTCGTGCTCCCACGGATCTTGCCGCCGTTCCTCGCCGCATATCCAGATATCCGCGTCGAGGTGACGGCGGACGACACGCTCGTCGACATCCTCGCCGCAGGCTGCGACGCAGGCATTCGTTACGAAGAGACGCTCGAGAAAGACATGATCGCCGTCCCGATCGGCCAGCGCGAGCAGCGCCTGGCGCTCGCGGCGTCGGGCGCCTACCTCGAGCGGCGCGGGCGCCCGACCCATCCGCGCAAGCTCCTCGATCACGCATGCCTGCGCGGCCGCTTCCCGAACGGCGCGCTGTGCCCGTGGGAATTCGAGCGCGACGGCGAGGTCGTGAAGGTCGACCCGACCGGCCCGCTCGTCGGCAGCCTCGGGAGCGCGACGGACCTCCTCGTGGACGCCGCGATCGCGGGCACCGGCCTCGTCTACTGGTTCGAAGACTGGCTGCACCCGCACCTCGAGAGCGGCGCCTTGAAGCCGGTCCTGGAGCGCTGGTGGTCGCGTTTCCCGGGCCCCTTTCTCTATTATCCGAGCCGCCGCCACATGCCCGCGGCGCTTCGCGCGTTCGTGGACTTCATCCGCGCGGACAGCAAATAG
- a CDS encoding aldo/keto reductase family oxidoreductase produces the protein MTDIAKVGTFKMGSRTVKRFGYGAMQLAGPGVFGPPRDRDAALAVLREAVESGVDHIDTSDVYGPHVTNQIIREALHPYPRDLVIATKVGAKRGPQGSWEPAFADEDITSSVHDNLRNLGVEALDVVNLRILFDAQGAAEGSIEAPLSALMKLQREGKVRHIGLSNVTAKQVEEGRAMTEIVCVQNLYNLAHRQDDALIDSLAAAGIAYVPFFPLGGFSPLQSSTLSDVARRLGATPMQVALAWLLRRSPNILLIPGTSSVEHLRENLAAADLDLPDNAMKALDRI, from the coding sequence ATGACGGATATAGCCAAGGTCGGGACGTTCAAGATGGGCAGTCGCACGGTGAAGCGCTTCGGCTACGGAGCCATGCAGCTCGCCGGGCCGGGCGTGTTCGGACCGCCGAGAGACCGCGATGCCGCGCTCGCCGTGCTGCGCGAGGCGGTGGAGAGCGGCGTCGATCACATCGACACGAGCGACGTGTACGGGCCGCACGTCACGAATCAGATCATCCGCGAGGCGCTGCACCCGTATCCGAGGGATCTGGTGATCGCCACGAAGGTCGGCGCAAAACGCGGCCCACAGGGATCCTGGGAGCCGGCGTTCGCCGACGAGGACATCACGAGCTCGGTCCACGACAACCTGCGGAATCTCGGCGTCGAAGCGCTCGACGTCGTGAACCTGCGCATCCTGTTCGACGCGCAGGGAGCCGCGGAAGGCTCGATCGAGGCGCCGCTCTCCGCGCTCATGAAGCTGCAGCGCGAGGGCAAGGTCCGCCACATCGGTCTCAGCAACGTGACCGCGAAGCAGGTGGAAGAGGGGCGCGCGATGACCGAGATCGTGTGCGTGCAGAACCTGTACAACCTCGCGCACCGGCAGGACGACGCGCTGATCGACAGCCTCGCCGCGGCGGGCATCGCGTACGTGCCGTTCTTCCCGCTCGGCGGCTTCTCGCCGCTCCAGTCCTCGACGCTGTCCGACGTCGCGCGTCGGCTCGGCGCGACGCCGATGCAGGTCGCGCTCGCGTGGCTCCTGCGGCGCTCGCCGAATATCCTTCTCATCCCCGGGACGTCGAGCGTCGAGCACCTGCGCGAGAACCTCGCGGCGGCAGATCTCGACTTGCCCGACAATGCGATGAAGGCGCTCGATCGCATCTAG
- a CDS encoding monovalent cation/H(+) antiporter subunit G, protein MFPHSCLLVVISAFGFLRLPDFFLRMHPPALAYTFGSWCVALAGVLYSSMIESRPVLHPWLIVIMLSITVPVTTLLLARVALFRRRAAGAAYAPPPLTPRRDS, encoded by the coding sequence TTGTTTCCGCACTCCTGTCTGCTCGTGGTCATCTCCGCGTTCGGGTTCCTGCGCCTGCCAGACTTCTTCCTGCGCATGCATCCCCCTGCGCTGGCGTACACCTTCGGCAGCTGGTGCGTGGCGCTGGCAGGCGTCCTCTACTCCTCGATGATCGAGTCCCGGCCCGTGCTGCACCCGTGGCTCATCGTCATCATGCTCTCCATCACGGTCCCTGTGACCACGCTGCTCTTGGCACGTGTGGCCCTGTTCCGCCGCCGTGCCGCGGGAGCGGCCTACGCTCCGCCTCCCCTCACTCCACGCCGCGACTCCTGA
- a CDS encoding universal stress protein translates to MTESLKNPGAGNGQPETDEAGRFHSLLVPVDLTAIADRVLGRVALLPLADGARVTLLHVVPGNLPAKAQERAEQDARKSLVNEARHLARSLPEGVDVEPVVKVGTPAAEIAGCATSTTAELIVMGRGGSRALRDIFLGSTAERVIRRGQLPVLAVRLAPRAAYSRPAVALDPEQGSTDVLALMLRLIPTPRPRVMVIHAFDTPYRGAIYRSLPEEGAEAMRSELEQAATQQLVKLLAASLARAKVRPAEAPPWKMHVRCGSARRVIEKAVKKADSDLLVLGTHGYSGVAHAFLGTVAGDVLREVASDVLIVPARPCAEEPE, encoded by the coding sequence ATGACCGAGAGTCTGAAGAACCCTGGGGCAGGCAACGGGCAGCCCGAGACGGACGAGGCCGGGCGCTTCCATTCGCTGCTCGTCCCCGTCGATCTGACGGCCATTGCGGACCGCGTCCTCGGCCGAGTTGCACTTCTACCTCTGGCCGATGGAGCTCGCGTCACGCTGCTTCACGTCGTTCCCGGCAACCTCCCCGCCAAGGCCCAGGAACGCGCCGAGCAGGACGCCAGGAAATCACTCGTGAACGAAGCGCGGCACCTCGCAAGATCGCTGCCCGAAGGCGTCGACGTCGAGCCGGTGGTGAAGGTCGGCACCCCGGCCGCGGAGATCGCGGGCTGCGCGACCTCGACGACGGCCGAGCTCATCGTCATGGGTCGCGGCGGCAGCCGCGCGCTCCGGGACATCTTTCTCGGCTCGACCGCGGAGCGTGTCATCCGTCGCGGGCAGCTCCCGGTCCTGGCGGTTCGGCTGGCTCCTCGCGCGGCGTACAGCCGGCCCGCGGTCGCCCTCGATCCCGAGCAAGGATCCACGGATGTGCTCGCTCTGATGCTCCGGCTGATTCCGACCCCGCGGCCGCGGGTCATGGTGATCCATGCATTCGACACTCCCTATCGCGGAGCCATCTATCGCAGCCTCCCGGAGGAGGGCGCAGAGGCAATGCGCAGTGAGCTCGAGCAAGCAGCTACACAGCAGCTCGTGAAGCTGCTCGCTGCCTCGCTTGCGCGGGCGAAGGTGCGGCCAGCGGAGGCGCCGCCCTGGAAGATGCATGTCCGATGCGGCTCCGCGCGGCGCGTGATCGAGAAGGCAGTCAAGAAGGCAGACAGCGACCTCCTGGTGCTGGGCACCCACGGCTATTCCGGGGTCGCTCACGCCTTCCTCGGAACGGTCGCTGGAGACGTGCTGCGTGAGGTCGCCAGCGACGTGCTGATCGTGCCTGCTCGGCCGTGCGCCGAGGAGCCCGAATGA